One Bombus pyrosoma isolate SC7728 linkage group LG7, ASM1482585v1, whole genome shotgun sequence genomic window carries:
- the LOC122569160 gene encoding protein lingerer isoform X5: MSSSNKSVSSGGRGTNKNKSSQQHGKSDHHQTKSSDSIKHEKTQPNTVQMRHAQIIDTRMGSGEDPVLKERIKQVMDMTRRSEDEVVMALHDSDGDLDRAVNDLLEGVKTEWEVKKKKPRQPSGSKQNMDISGGQDEGGDWDERRNQRGGGPPRMRGRANHDNRGWRGRENKENERNMEDGIRDGSYSGNRRGRGGPGRPGRGGRGGGRGLGPRTFANRNDPSSTSSAHSFNRSIDTWTGNEEQQQAAQEPKMDAWNNLDSAEDWENEEYTGSLADTKVFTPSTSAAEPTPSTEEAKTQDLQPVQSNQTVNLSLLQQEELPKLSEIQPIQQQTLIQQTQQQQPVLSLPTMQLSQQPNAISGGVLTAAQTQYLTQLTQQTSENLKSAGQNTFSSSISSQPQRQTKQRPRVPPPSKIPSSAVEMPGDAVNSGIGFLDVQFGALEFGSDSSSLDGSANEKYNSANNTIAGVDVSSTTNAVNTANTNNSLDIETTQPSSTAPFNTTSQMLSNSDNLPVSSEHSINAQTFTARGSSSGQTLDITKQDFTSQVSPGNAPPYGTTTTYQSQKSSFQAPTATPSTYNAYSTNTQSAQSSFQTASGTSANSYSATATVSQASYNSSSSFPQSNTSTFSQASPSASASATSGYNQPTTTNQVYQSATGYVPTTTSQYQAQSVATNTVSNSSTGYQTSGYQGSSSFQSTPQAYQPSVTTFTSPITQTSGAYQSAAQSVYANAYGTYASQQQTASHNHKLNSNTTKDSQYDSNTTTSNSSLATTTAPTLGLSSASVNSSQTKVTNSNAVPKSTSSGVVTGSSGTGNMTGGGAAGSMTPMLSHQYIMGQGVPYAFQQPMYSYEELQLMQQRIPHMTTGPATSLGGGRGDALSGVQGVQGVQGVQGAYTSISDARFARNDSNASPVPSTMSQQTATQHQQPMMNPTLPPTYAYFAYGGGIMPGGFQYGTPAIYPQIATAGNAGTNSGAYSAKPGSYGSGYGAGASYDALASAGPSAEYKGAGNSYTTTQTGKTGTSTGNTNTGGSSATDISATMYAKSHVALSKVNSYDKQTFHSATPPPFSLTGSQNAGLPGAYGTPHLFIPTMPHQLHQPLHQDGGSSAGQRSNTSSQNKAQAKPGYSPSYWTGSN, from the exons ATGAGTTCAAGCAACAAATCGGTGTCCTCCGGTGGGAGAGGcaccaataaaaataaatcatcacAACAACATGGGAAATCAGATCATCATCAAACTAAATCATCGGATTCGATAAAGCATGAAAAAACACAG CCAAACACTGTTCAGATGCGGCATGCACAAATCATTGACACCAGAATGGGCAGCGGTGAAGATCCTGTTTTAAAAGAGCGCATAAAGCAAGTCATGGATATGACTAGACGATCAGAAGACGAAGTTGTTATGGCTTTACATGATAGTGATGGTGACTTGGACCGTGCTGTTAATGATCTTTTGGAGGGAGTAAAAACAGAATGGgaagtgaaaaaaaagaagcctCGTCAACCTAGTGGTTCAAAACAAAATATGGATATCTCTGGTGGTCAAGATGAAGGTGGTGATTGGGATGAAAGGCGCAATCAGCGAGGAGGTGGTCCTCCACGTATGCGAGGTCGTGCTAACCATGATAATCGTGGAT GGCGCGgtcgagaaaataaagaaaacgaaagaaacatggAAGATGGTATTCGTGATGGAAGTTACAGTGGTAACAGAAGAGGAAGAGGTGGTCCAGGAAGACCAGGTCGAGGAGGACGAGGTGGAGGGAGAGGACTTGGTCCACGAACATTTGCTAACCGTAATGACCCATCATCTACTTCATCTGCTCATAGTTTTAATCGATCAATTGATACATGGACAGGTAATGAAGAACAACAACAAGCTGCTCAGGAGCCAAAGATGG ATGCATGGAATAATTTGGATTCTGCAGAAGACTGGGAGAATGAAGAGTATACAGGTTCATTGGCGGATACAAAAGTTTTTACACCGAGCACTTCTGCAGCAGAACCTACACCTTCTACAGAAGAAGCAAAAACTCAAGATCTGCAACCAGTGCAATCTAACCAGACtgtaaatttatcattacTACAACAGGAA GAATTACCAAAATTATCAGAAATACAACCAATACAACAACAAACTTTAATTCAACAAACTCAACAACAACAACCTGTATTGAGCTTACCTACAATGCAGCTATCACAGCAACCAAACGCTATAAGCGGCGGGGTATTAACAGCTGCCCAAACACAATATTTAACACAACTTACCCAACAAACAAGTGAAAACTTGAAATCTGCTGGACAAAATACATTCTCCTCATCGATATCCAGCCAG CCTCAGAGACAGACAAAACAACGTCCAAGGGTGCCACCACCATCAAAAATACCATCAAGTGCTGTAGAAATGCCTGGGGATGCTGTTAATAGTGGCATTGGATTTCTTGATGTCCAATTTGGTGCATTGGAATTTGGTAGTGATTCAAGCTCTCTTGATGGTtctgcaaatgaaaaatacaattcagCTAATAATACAATAGCTGGTGTAGATGTGTCTTCTACTACAAATGCTGTAAACACTGCcaatacaaataattctttgGATATCGAAACAACGCAACCATCATCGACGGCACCTTTTAACACTACTTCTCAAATg TTATCAAATAGCGACAATTTACCAGTATCGAGTGAACATTCGATAAACGCTCAAACATTCACTGCTCGTGGTAGCAGTTCTGGACAAACTTTAGATATAACTAAACAAGATTTCACTTCACAAGTCTCACCAGGAAATGCACCTCCGTATGGTACAACAACAACTTATCAATCTCAAAAGTCATCATTTCAAGCACCTACAGCAACTCCCAGCACTTATAATGCATATTCTACAAATACTCAATCTGCTCAATCATCTTTCCAAACCGCATCCGGCACGAGTGCTAACAGTTATTCTGCAACAGCAACTGTTTCACAAGCAAGTTATAATTCTTCATCATCATTTCCTCAATCTAATACATCAACCTTTAGTCAAGCTTCTCCTTCTGCATCTGCATCTGCAACTTCAGGTTATAATCAACCAACAACTACAAATCAG gtaTATCAGTCTGCGACTGGATATGTACCTACCACAACATCTCAGTATCAAGCACAGTCTGTAGCTACAAATACTGTATCAAATAGTAGTACAGGCTATCAAACAAGTGGATATCAAGGATCATCTTCGTTTCAGTCGACTCCACAAGCTTATCAACCATCTGTCACTACATTTACTTCACCTATTACCCAAACATCCGGAGCTTACCAAAGCGCAGCACAGTCT GTATATGCAAATGCATATGGCACATACGCCAGTCAACAACAAACAGCGTCTCACAATCATAAATTGAACAGTAATACAACAAAAGATTCTCAATATGATAGTAACACGACGACATCAAATAGTTCTCTTGCGACTACAACGGCACCCACATTAGGTCTTAGTTCTGCCTCCGTAAATAGTTCACAAACTAAAGTAACAAATTCTAACG CGGTACCGAAAAGTACATCGAGTGGTGTAGTAACGGGTAGTAGTGGAACTGGAAATATGACAGGTGGTGGTGCAGCTGGTAGCATGACTCCAATGCTAAGTCACCAATATATTATGGGCCAAGGTGTACCTTATGCGTTCCAACAACCAATGTACAGTTATGAGGAATTACAGCTTATGCAACAAAGAATACCGCATATG ACAACCGGTCCTGCTACCAGTCTCGGTGGGGGACGAGGAGATGCACTTTCCGGTGTACAAGGCGTTCAAGGAGTACAAGGCGTACAAGGAGCCTATACCAGTATTAGTGACGCCAGGTTCGCCAGAAACGACAGCAATGCATCTCCAGTTCCATCAACTATGTCACAACAG ACTGCTACACAGCATCAACAACCAATGATGAATCCTACACTACCTCCAACATATGCATACTTTGCATATGGTGGTGGAATAATGCCAGGTGGCTTTCAATATGGAACTCCTGCTATTTATCCT CAGATAGCGACTGCTGGTAACGCGGGTACGAACAGTGGTGCATATAGTGCTAAACCAGGAAGTTATGGATCTGGATATGGAGCTGGAGCAAGTTATGATGCTTTAGCATCTGCTGGTCCTTCGGCCGAATATAAAGGTGCGGGAAACAGCTATACCACTACACAAACTGGTAAAACTGGAACATCTACCGGAAATACGAATACTGGTGGATCGTCTGCAACCGATATAAGCGCCACTATGTATGCTAAAAGTCATGTAGCGCTTAGTAAAGTGAAT TCCTACGATAAACAAACTTTTCACTCAGCAACTCCCCCGCCATTTAGCTTGACTGGAAGCCAAAATGCTGGTTTGCCTGGTGCATATGGAACGCCACATTTGTTTATCCCAACTATGCCTCATCAACTGCACCAGCCACTTCATCAAGATGGTGGTAGCAGTGCAGGCCAAAGGTCCAATACAAGTTCCCAAAACAAAGCCCAAGCAAAGCCTGGATATAGTCCTAGTTACTGGACtggaagtaattaa